A window of the Euwallacea fornicatus isolate EFF26 chromosome 15, ASM4011564v1, whole genome shotgun sequence genome harbors these coding sequences:
- the LOC136343568 gene encoding adult-specific cuticular protein ACP-20-like: MYSKICILLVAVMAKTAQGGLSYVSGGLGLGLGGLGLGGGLVGLGGGLGTGLGLGLSKIQPLAVATPAISLAATPLALGTGSIGLGGLGGVGKSVDYYTVPKYEYKYAVGDPKTGDQKEQSEERLGDVVRGEYSLAEPDGTIRVVKYTADKVNGFNAHVSRIGKAIHPEKTYITGGLGLGLGL, translated from the exons atgtactccAAAATTTGCATCCTACTGGTAGCCGTCATGGCGAAGACCGCCCAAGGAGGACTCAGTTACGTATCCGGAGGTTTAGGATTGGGACTAGGAGGACTAGGCTTAGGGGGTGGTTTGGTAGGATTGGGCGGAGGCTTAGGAACCGGATTGGGGTTAGGACTCTCCAAAATACAGCCTTTGGCTGTTGCCACTCCTGCGATTTCCCTAGCAGCCACTCCATTGGCTTTGGGTACGGGCTCTATTGGCCTCGGTGGTCTCGGCG GTGTTGGGAAATCTGTTGATTATTACACAGTCCCCAAATACGAATACAAATACGCTGTGGGCGACCCAAAAACCGGAGACCAAAAGGAACAATCTGAAGAACGTTTAGGAGATGTAGTCCGTGGCGAATACTCCTTAGCCGAACCCGACGGTACCATTCGTGTAGTAAAGTACACTGCTGACAAG GTGAATGGATTCAATGCACACGTGTCGCGAATTGGAAAAGCTATCCACCCGGAAAAAACCTACATCACCGGAGGGCTTGGACTGGGCTTGGGCCTCTAA
- the LOC136343570 gene encoding cuticle protein 19-like, whose protein sequence is MFAKTLIFLTVVVAYAYAVHLVDYYAYPKYEFKYGVEDPHTGDLKQRAEIRDGDVVKQEYVWGEKDRIVKLAKVDAHDVPVQIAIHH, encoded by the coding sequence ATGTTCGCCAAAACTCTGATCTTCCTCACTGTAGTGGTGGCCTATGCCTACGCCGTCCATTTGGTGGACTACTACGCCTACCCCAAGTACGAGTTCAAGTACGGAGTCGAAGATCCTCATACTGGAGACCTCAAGCAAAGGGCGGAAATTAGGGATGGCGACGTAGTCAAGCAGGAGTATGTTTGGGGAGAGAAGGACCGTATAGTGAAATTGGCCAAAGTCGACGCTCATGACGTGCCTGTCCAGATCGCCATTCATCATTAG